In a single window of the Penaeus chinensis breed Huanghai No. 1 chromosome 4, ASM1920278v2, whole genome shotgun sequence genome:
- the LOC125025019 gene encoding uncharacterized protein DDB_G0284459-like, with translation MADTAAEVVATTPEVTKEVPETKTKTKTEEVEKVEKAEKVEKTEKAEKTEKTEKAEKTEKAEKVEKAEKAEKTPAEESKEAKTEEKAANGDKTEETNGDATEKTEEAKAEKTEEAKKETNGVEKEADKEAKTNGHSEETNGVANGDSEKRAAEESEATSPTKKAKVQEETKEAAAETTA, from the exons ATGGCCGATACTGCTGCTGAGGTTGT TGCCACTACCCCTGAGGTCACCAAGGAAGTCCCtgagaccaagaccaagaccaagaccgaggaggtagaaaaggtagaaaaggctgaaaaagtagaaaagacagaaaaggcagaaaagacagaaaaaacagaaaaggcagaaaagacagaaaaggccGAGAAGGTCGAGAAGGCCGAGAAGGCCGAGAAGACCCCCGCCGAGGAGTCTAAGGAAGCTAAGACCGAGGAGAAGGCAGCCAATGGTGACAAAACAGAGGAAACCAATGGTGATGcaacagagaaaacagaggaggCCAAGGCTGAAAAAACCGAGGAGGCCAAGAAGGAGACCAATGGCGTAGAGAAG GAAGCTGATAAGGAAGCCAAGACCAACGGCCACAGCGAAGAGACTAACGGCGTTGCTAATGGTGATTCTG AGAAGCGTGCAGCAGAGGAATCTGAAGCCACCTCACCCACAAAGAAGGCAAAGGTTCAAGAGGAGACCAAAGAGGCTGCAGCTGAAACCACTGCTTAA